The Peribacillus sp. FSL E2-0218 genome contains a region encoding:
- the mdcA gene encoding malonate decarboxylase subunit alpha, whose translation MNQVVKQKRSWSKRLEQKKKRMDNVKDLVNGMMIPTDRIVDVLEKLIRPHDRVVLEGNNQKQASFLSEALANVNEKELFDLHMIMSSISRPEHLDLFERGIAKKIDFSFAGPQSLRIAQMLEDGKLNIGELHTYVELYGRLFIDLIPAVALVAADKADRHGNLYTGPNTEETPTIIEATAFRDGIVIVQVNELTDELPRVDIPASWIDYIVVATTPYQLEPLFTRDPRHITDIQILQAMMVIRGIYEKHEVQSLNHGIGYNTAAIELLLPTYGESLGLKGKICKHWALNPHPTLIPAIESGWIDSIHCFGGEVGMEKYVAARRDVFFTGRDGSLRSNRALSQMAGQYAVDLFIGSTLQMDKDGNSSTVTRGRLAGYGGAPNMGHDPGGRRHSTPAWLNMMTSDDPLARGKKLVVQVVETFQSGHKPIFVESLDAIDVKKETGLAIAPVMIYGDDVTHVVTEEGIAYLYKADSMEKRREAIAAIAGVTPVGMMHDPKKTENLRREGLVALPEDLNIRRSEAKRSLLAAKNIEELVQWSDGLYEPPDKFKIW comes from the coding sequence ATGAATCAGGTAGTCAAGCAAAAACGATCATGGTCTAAAAGGCTTGAGCAAAAGAAAAAACGGATGGACAATGTGAAGGATCTCGTCAATGGGATGATGATTCCGACCGATCGGATCGTAGATGTGTTGGAAAAGCTTATCAGGCCCCATGATCGTGTAGTGCTTGAAGGGAATAATCAAAAGCAGGCCTCCTTCCTTTCCGAAGCCCTTGCCAATGTGAATGAAAAGGAATTGTTCGACCTGCACATGATTATGTCCAGCATATCCAGACCGGAGCATTTGGACCTTTTTGAACGGGGGATTGCAAAAAAAATCGATTTTTCCTTTGCCGGCCCGCAAAGTCTCCGGATTGCTCAAATGCTTGAGGATGGGAAACTGAACATTGGTGAGCTGCATACATATGTCGAACTATATGGACGGCTTTTCATTGATTTGATTCCTGCCGTTGCGCTGGTAGCTGCGGATAAAGCGGACCGACATGGGAATCTTTACACCGGCCCCAATACAGAAGAAACCCCCACCATCATTGAAGCGACCGCATTTCGGGATGGAATTGTCATCGTTCAGGTAAATGAACTCACAGATGAGTTGCCACGTGTCGATATACCTGCTTCTTGGATTGATTATATTGTAGTCGCTACTACTCCCTACCAACTTGAACCATTATTCACACGTGATCCCCGGCATATTACCGATATTCAAATTTTGCAGGCGATGATGGTCATTCGCGGCATTTATGAAAAGCATGAAGTTCAATCTTTGAATCATGGGATTGGATATAACACGGCAGCCATTGAATTGCTGCTCCCTACCTATGGGGAATCACTAGGTTTGAAGGGCAAAATATGCAAGCATTGGGCGTTGAATCCCCACCCGACACTCATTCCGGCCATTGAAAGCGGCTGGATCGACAGCATTCACTGTTTTGGGGGGGAAGTCGGTATGGAGAAATATGTGGCAGCCCGCAGAGATGTTTTTTTTACCGGCCGTGATGGCAGCCTGCGTTCGAACAGGGCACTGTCGCAGATGGCAGGGCAATATGCAGTCGACTTATTCATCGGTTCGACCCTGCAAATGGACAAGGACGGTAATTCTTCCACTGTAACACGGGGACGGCTGGCCGGTTACGGAGGCGCACCGAATATGGGACATGATCCAGGAGGGCGGAGGCATTCCACTCCGGCTTGGTTAAACATGATGACTTCCGATGATCCGCTCGCCCGCGGAAAGAAATTGGTTGTACAAGTGGTCGAAACCTTCCAATCGGGGCACAAACCTATATTCGTTGAATCATTGGATGCGATAGACGTAAAAAAAGAAACCGGCCTTGCGATAGCGCCGGTGATGATTTATGGCGATGATGTCACACATGTAGTGACGGAGGAAGGCATCGCTTATTTATACAAAGCGGACAGCATGGAAAAAAGGAGAGAGGCCATTGCTGCGATTGCAGGGGTTACACCAGTCGGCATGATGCATGATCCCAAGAAAACCGAAAACTTGCGGCGTGAAGGATTGGTTGCCCTTCCAGAAGATTTGAACATACGAAGATCGGAGGCAAAACGTTCATTGCTTGCCGCAAAAAATATCGAGGAACTCGTTCAGTGGTCCGATGGGTTATATGAACCGCCGGATAAGTTTAAAATCTGGTAA
- a CDS encoding triphosphoribosyl-dephospho-CoA synthase: MSKEKAAVSSWLAEAAILSLMEEVELTPKPGLVDLDNDGSHQDLSIHLMRKSALSLQETFARIAYISHGRSPSLSLRREIATIGREGETCMFKATGGVNTHKGAIWAMGLLVSAAAMGTGSHTIKEVLALAGETARYPDCHSSITVTNGMMAQKKYGVLGARGEAQREFPHIRNVSLPMLHRSRANGLPENEARLHSLLALISVLDDTCILHRGGRGALLFAKKRSAEILSTGRLEGLDSLNEEFMLHDISPGGSADLLAATLFLDKLEPNRIEAEVQNAFGCTY, translated from the coding sequence GTGAGCAAGGAAAAGGCGGCAGTGTCCAGCTGGTTAGCTGAAGCAGCGATTCTTTCTTTAATGGAAGAAGTCGAGCTGACTCCAAAACCAGGCCTCGTCGATCTGGACAATGATGGATCACACCAAGATTTGTCCATTCACCTTATGAGAAAATCGGCTTTATCACTTCAAGAAACCTTTGCACGCATCGCCTATATAAGCCATGGAAGATCCCCTTCCCTTTCATTAAGAAGAGAAATTGCTACGATCGGCCGTGAAGGCGAAACGTGCATGTTCAAAGCGACCGGGGGCGTCAATACGCATAAAGGAGCGATTTGGGCGATGGGCCTGCTCGTTTCAGCGGCCGCGATGGGAACGGGCAGCCATACCATTAAAGAAGTCCTTGCACTTGCTGGGGAAACGGCAAGATATCCAGACTGTCATTCTTCCATCACTGTCACCAATGGCATGATGGCCCAAAAAAAATACGGGGTACTTGGCGCAAGAGGGGAAGCCCAGCGAGAATTCCCTCATATCAGGAACGTATCCTTGCCCATGCTGCACCGTTCTAGAGCTAACGGGTTGCCCGAAAATGAGGCGCGGCTTCATTCACTTTTAGCGTTAATTTCCGTTTTGGATGATACTTGCATTTTGCATCGGGGAGGTCGCGGGGCGCTCCTATTTGCTAAGAAGCGGTCTGCCGAAATTTTATCGACTGGGAGACTTGAAGGGCTGGATTCCCTTAATGAAGAGTTCATGCTCCATGATATCTCTCCTGGCGGAAGCGCCGACCTGCTGGCTGCTACGCTGTTCTTAGACAAGCTCGAACCAAATAGAATCGAGGCTGAGGTGCAAAATGCATTTGGCTGCACATATTAG
- a CDS encoding malonate decarboxylase subunit delta, whose product MEKITYTFPATRKIAASAHVGVVGSGDLEVMMEPSDVLQAEVIIRTGIMGYQDTWKAVIHRFFTQHDFAAKVKINDFGATPGVVAIRLAQALEVSFHDSKIN is encoded by the coding sequence TTGGAAAAGATCACATACACATTTCCTGCCACTAGAAAAATTGCCGCTTCAGCGCATGTTGGAGTAGTCGGATCGGGTGATTTGGAAGTGATGATGGAACCGAGCGATGTCCTGCAGGCGGAAGTGATCATAAGAACGGGAATAATGGGTTACCAAGATACATGGAAAGCTGTCATTCATCGCTTCTTCACGCAGCATGATTTCGCCGCCAAAGTGAAAATCAATGACTTTGGTGCAACGCCGGGGGTTGTCGCTATCCGCCTTGCGCAGGCACTGGAGGTGAGCTTCCATGATTCAAAAATTAACTAA
- a CDS encoding biotin-independent malonate decarboxylase subunit beta: MIQKLTNSFVECSGRERAMKLLDAGTGKELLGPFDGMESPHLEQQGIVPQSDDGVIVVKGTVNGHEALVISIEGKFQGGGIGEVSGAKIAGSLELALNECEAGTKTVPILILDTGGVRLQEANYGLLSIAEIGSAIVAIRRHVPVIALIPGGIGAFGGMSITAGLCSAIIMTREGRLGLNGPEVIEQEAGIREFDSKDRPLIWGTMGGDQRRSSGLADLLIDDDTEAVKDAVLSIMNGDMVTDQRSIQVKRHGAFLKTINPAKRLTPEDVQETWKPFISGSLTKQKADIHGEKSTSRGQTWFDLLTADAPEIGDIPSVRVSDAFIGTKKVRYITVVPDAKNRFPRVRHGEVGLQEGWAIAKHVREAIEADRNGEKRAIVAIVDVPSQAYGHLEELLGIHQSCAAAVDAYVTARLEGHPVISFIPGKAISGAFLSHGMQAQRLIALRDPGVNVHVMSKQSAARITNRSIDELEAAAKKVPAMAYDIESFEQLGALHSLVDGLNADDPGENDRDVLQKEILMAIQDIEQDGSRDLRVRLTSRLAQSGGRAASILVREKLMDQWS; the protein is encoded by the coding sequence ATGATTCAAAAATTAACTAACAGTTTTGTGGAATGCAGTGGACGAGAGAGAGCGATGAAATTACTGGATGCTGGAACAGGTAAAGAACTTCTTGGCCCATTCGACGGAATGGAGTCACCACATCTAGAGCAACAAGGAATCGTCCCGCAAAGTGATGATGGGGTCATTGTAGTGAAAGGTACCGTTAATGGACATGAGGCACTCGTGATTTCCATTGAAGGGAAATTTCAAGGCGGGGGCATCGGCGAGGTATCTGGTGCAAAAATCGCTGGTTCGCTCGAGCTGGCATTAAATGAGTGCGAAGCTGGAACGAAGACGGTTCCAATCCTAATTTTGGATACAGGAGGAGTGAGACTGCAGGAAGCCAATTATGGTTTGCTCTCGATTGCCGAAATTGGTTCAGCCATTGTTGCCATTCGCCGCCATGTTCCTGTCATCGCCCTCATTCCCGGAGGAATTGGCGCATTCGGCGGGATGTCGATTACAGCTGGCCTTTGCAGTGCCATCATCATGACAAGAGAAGGCCGACTTGGGTTGAATGGGCCTGAGGTGATCGAGCAGGAAGCGGGTATCCGGGAATTCGATTCGAAAGACAGGCCGTTAATTTGGGGTACGATGGGCGGTGATCAGCGTAGGTCTTCAGGTTTGGCGGATTTATTGATCGATGATGATACGGAAGCAGTTAAAGATGCCGTTCTTTCCATAATGAATGGGGACATGGTTACTGATCAAAGGTCCATTCAGGTGAAGCGGCACGGTGCATTTTTAAAGACAATCAATCCAGCAAAGCGATTAACTCCTGAAGATGTACAGGAAACATGGAAACCATTCATTTCTGGTTCCCTGACTAAGCAAAAAGCTGACATACACGGAGAAAAATCCACCAGCCGCGGACAGACGTGGTTTGATCTGCTAACCGCCGATGCCCCGGAAATAGGCGATATTCCTTCCGTTAGGGTTTCCGATGCTTTCATTGGTACGAAAAAGGTTCGCTATATCACCGTAGTGCCTGATGCTAAAAACCGCTTTCCAAGAGTTAGGCATGGCGAGGTGGGCCTTCAGGAGGGGTGGGCGATTGCGAAACATGTTCGGGAAGCAATCGAAGCAGATCGAAATGGAGAAAAGCGAGCGATCGTAGCAATCGTCGATGTTCCCAGCCAGGCATACGGGCATCTCGAAGAATTGCTGGGCATCCATCAATCTTGTGCAGCTGCCGTTGATGCTTATGTCACCGCCCGTTTGGAAGGTCACCCCGTCATTTCCTTCATTCCCGGTAAAGCCATATCCGGTGCTTTTCTATCACATGGGATGCAGGCACAGCGATTAATTGCCCTTCGTGATCCAGGTGTGAATGTACATGTCATGTCAAAGCAATCTGCAGCACGCATTACGAATAGAAGCATCGACGAATTGGAGGCTGCGGCGAAAAAGGTGCCCGCAATGGCTTATGATATTGAATCATTCGAACAGCTTGGAGCCCTGCATTCATTGGTGGATGGATTGAATGCCGACGATCCTGGTGAAAATGACCGCGATGTCCTGCAAAAAGAGATCCTCATGGCAATTCAAGACATAGAGCAGGATGGATCCAGAGATTTACGTGTTCGATTAACTTCTCGATTGGCTCAATCAGGTGGACGGGCGGCATCCATTTTAGTGAGAGAAAAGCTGATGGACCAATGGAGCTAA
- a CDS encoding malonate decarboxylase holo-ACP synthase, whose amino-acid sequence MELNPHDLLRIKGIGDVITHAPMPHWAESSLAISPYVVVRRSRAPNGQVAVGVRGFERKERFAAFFPIESVMNRISPEQLAQEKGWRQHSSRIFQCLEPVSDLMEQYSVLWGPTGSVGFELATGRETVTSKSDIDMVIRFSEVFTPGAAREIVNTLMKLPVRIDVQLEMKEGAVSLLEYASCEGKALLFRTVDGPLLRHVHEQT is encoded by the coding sequence ATGGAGCTAAATCCACATGACTTGTTACGGATTAAAGGAATCGGTGATGTAATCACCCATGCCCCTATGCCACATTGGGCGGAGTCATCACTTGCGATATCCCCATACGTCGTCGTGCGCCGTTCCCGTGCACCCAATGGCCAGGTGGCGGTGGGGGTGCGCGGGTTTGAAAGAAAGGAACGATTCGCTGCATTTTTCCCCATTGAATCCGTCATGAATCGAATCTCTCCCGAGCAATTGGCACAGGAAAAAGGCTGGCGGCAGCATTCGAGCAGGATTTTTCAATGTTTGGAGCCAGTCAGTGATTTAATGGAACAGTATTCGGTTTTGTGGGGACCGACTGGGAGTGTCGGTTTCGAGCTGGCAACAGGAAGAGAAACCGTCACCTCGAAAAGCGATATCGATATGGTCATTCGATTTTCCGAAGTCTTCACCCCTGGTGCCGCTAGGGAAATCGTAAATACGTTGATGAAACTTCCTGTTCGGATCGATGTTCAATTGGAAATGAAAGAAGGTGCCGTTTCATTGCTTGAATATGCCAGCTGTGAGGGAAAGGCACTCTTATTCCGTACAGTCGATGGTCCCCTTTTACGGCATGTCCATGAACAAACGTAA
- a CDS encoding DUF3311 domain-containing protein, with amino-acid sequence MKLGHYLSMIPFLGMLFSLPFVNRVEPFVLGLPFIMFWIVLWVVLTSIIMAIVFKLDPANREGGDME; translated from the coding sequence ATGAAGTTGGGCCATTATTTAAGTATGATTCCCTTTCTCGGAATGCTTTTTTCTCTCCCTTTTGTTAATCGTGTAGAACCGTTTGTACTTGGATTGCCGTTCATCATGTTTTGGATCGTTTTATGGGTGGTTCTAACATCCATAATCATGGCGATCGTTTTTAAACTGGACCCCGCCAATCGTGAAGGCGGTGACATGGAATGA
- a CDS encoding sodium:solute symporter, producing the protein MNASLFVLFGFLLLVVYIGINAKKGKEMNLEQWAVGGRGFGTILVFLLMAGESYTTFTFLGASSWAYGKGGPAFYIIAYLSLIYCIFYWMYPNVWKYAKVHGLVSQSDFFASKYNSSFLGIITALIGVISMIPYIVLQLKGLGIIVSEASYGAISPTAATWIGVISVTVYVMISGIHGSAMTAIIKDILIFGVVLFIGIYIPFHYYGGIEPMFREIQATNPDFLKLPDSGLGVSWFISTVVMTSIGGLMWPHLFVATYTASSPKAIRKNAVITPLYTLMLLFVFFVGFAAIKQVPGLQGADTDLALLRVSIQTFDPWFVGVIGAAGLLTALVPGSMLLMTASVSLSKNVYKVVRPLATERQISTTSKMLVPVISLICVYFTFNGGNSIVTLLLMAYSFITQLFPAVLFSLAKNNMVTKQGAAAGMLAGVITVAYMTITNATIGTLLPLLPQVMKDLNVGIIALSINIFFMLVVSYFTKKLPVSSDMKSSPTI; encoded by the coding sequence ATGAACGCCTCGCTCTTTGTGCTGTTTGGTTTTCTCCTACTCGTTGTATACATCGGAATAAATGCAAAAAAAGGAAAGGAAATGAATCTTGAGCAATGGGCCGTTGGCGGAAGGGGATTTGGAACGATTTTGGTTTTCCTTTTGATGGCGGGAGAATCGTATACAACGTTCACATTTCTCGGGGCCAGTTCATGGGCATATGGAAAGGGTGGACCTGCCTTTTATATCATCGCCTATTTAAGCCTTATTTACTGCATTTTTTATTGGATGTATCCAAATGTCTGGAAATATGCAAAGGTTCATGGACTGGTGTCTCAATCGGATTTCTTTGCAAGTAAGTATAATAGTTCCTTTTTAGGGATCATCACTGCCCTTATTGGCGTCATATCGATGATTCCCTACATTGTCCTTCAACTGAAGGGCCTTGGCATCATTGTCTCCGAAGCATCATATGGGGCCATTTCCCCTACTGCCGCGACTTGGATCGGCGTCATTTCCGTGACAGTTTATGTGATGATTTCAGGTATTCACGGATCTGCGATGACCGCGATAATCAAAGACATATTAATATTCGGGGTGGTTCTATTTATTGGGATCTATATTCCTTTTCATTACTACGGTGGAATAGAACCGATGTTTAGAGAAATCCAGGCGACCAATCCGGATTTTCTCAAGCTGCCTGATAGTGGCCTTGGTGTGTCTTGGTTCATATCCACCGTGGTGATGACGAGCATTGGCGGGTTAATGTGGCCGCATCTTTTTGTAGCCACGTATACGGCATCCAGCCCTAAAGCGATTCGTAAAAATGCCGTTATAACCCCACTCTATACTTTGATGCTATTATTCGTCTTTTTTGTAGGATTTGCGGCGATCAAGCAAGTGCCTGGTTTGCAAGGAGCGGATACAGACCTCGCACTCCTGCGTGTATCCATCCAAACGTTCGATCCTTGGTTCGTCGGGGTGATTGGCGCCGCAGGCTTATTGACGGCTTTGGTTCCTGGCTCCATGCTTTTGATGACAGCATCCGTATCATTATCCAAGAACGTATATAAAGTGGTTAGGCCCCTAGCTACCGAAAGGCAAATTTCCACAACTTCCAAAATGCTGGTACCTGTCATTTCACTTATTTGCGTCTATTTTACATTCAATGGAGGCAACTCCATCGTAACCCTTCTCCTTATGGCCTATAGCTTTATCACTCAATTGTTCCCGGCAGTCCTCTTTAGCCTGGCGAAGAATAATATGGTCACGAAACAAGGAGCGGCTGCCGGCATGTTGGCAGGAGTCATCACTGTTGCATACATGACGATTACAAATGCCACCATAGGCACTTTGCTTCCCTTATTACCACAAGTAATGAAGGATTTGAATGTCGGCATCATTGCTTTGAGCATAAATATATTTTTCATGCTGGTCGTCAGTTATTTCACTAAAAAGCTACCGGTATCTTCAGACATGAAAAGTTCTCCAACCATTTAA
- a CDS encoding M42 family peptidase codes for MKNADMIEKRIGHSLKDEAVKERIKESLRELTGLVGVSGSEQEVVKYMQERLLPLADEVKVDRNGNVIAIKNGNGPGPKVMISSHSDEVGFCVKNILPNGFIMFDKVGGVSDQLLLGRKVWITTRKLPGIIGIKAGHMQTPEESMRVKTTRECYIDVGASSRVEVEGLGIRIGDPIVFQSDFMEMADKDLVSTKSVDNRIHCAILIELFKELQGVEFAGKLFGVVTVQEEVGLQGAVMAGNAIEPDYAIVLDTIPAGDTPDIDTEISLPVYLGAGPACPIADGVRGGMAFNYIHPKVREIVEEQAMKASIPLQTITLIGDGYTTDAASLTSANKGIPVGVVATPRRYSHSPVELVNLNDALGVLKIVTGIVIENGMKDLSFI; via the coding sequence ATGAAAAATGCCGACATGATCGAAAAAAGAATCGGACACTCACTCAAGGATGAAGCAGTGAAAGAAAGAATCAAAGAGTCATTAAGAGAGTTAACTGGATTAGTAGGCGTTTCTGGTTCTGAGCAAGAAGTCGTTAAATATATGCAGGAGAGGTTGCTGCCATTAGCGGATGAGGTAAAGGTGGATCGAAATGGGAATGTAATCGCGATAAAAAACGGCAACGGTCCAGGACCCAAAGTGATGATTTCGAGTCATTCCGATGAAGTAGGTTTTTGCGTGAAAAATATCTTACCGAATGGTTTTATCATGTTCGATAAGGTAGGAGGAGTTTCCGATCAATTATTGCTGGGAAGGAAAGTCTGGATCACGACACGGAAATTACCAGGCATAATCGGAATCAAGGCAGGTCATATGCAAACTCCCGAGGAAAGTATGCGGGTCAAAACAACACGTGAATGTTACATAGATGTCGGGGCTTCCTCTCGGGTAGAGGTGGAAGGACTTGGAATAAGAATAGGGGACCCCATCGTATTTCAAAGCGATTTTATGGAAATGGCCGATAAAGATCTTGTTTCCACTAAATCCGTCGATAATAGAATTCACTGTGCAATCTTGATCGAGCTATTTAAAGAACTGCAAGGGGTTGAATTTGCCGGTAAGCTGTTCGGGGTCGTAACGGTCCAAGAAGAAGTCGGCCTCCAGGGTGCCGTAATGGCAGGAAATGCCATCGAACCTGATTATGCCATTGTTCTAGACACGATCCCGGCCGGTGATACACCCGATATAGATACGGAAATATCACTTCCCGTCTACCTCGGTGCGGGCCCAGCCTGCCCGATTGCTGATGGTGTAAGAGGTGGCATGGCTTTTAACTATATCCATCCCAAAGTTAGGGAAATCGTTGAAGAGCAGGCAATGAAAGCAAGTATCCCCTTGCAAACCATTACTCTAATCGGGGACGGCTATACGACTGATGCAGCAAGTTTGACATCAGCGAATAAAGGCATACCAGTGGGAGTGGTGGCAACGCCACGAAGATACTCCCACTCTCCCGTAGAATTGGTCAATCTAAATGATGCCCTGGGTGTGTTGAAAATCGTGACAGGAATTGTCATCGAAAACGGAATGAAGGATTTGAGCTTCATCTAA
- a CDS encoding MurR/RpiR family transcriptional regulator has translation MFTREAIASFNELECSLYGYITKNAQKVAYMRIRELADETHVSTSTILRFCRKVDCSGYSEFKVKLKLFMNEKQPIKLKSTQHSLSEFVERTLKGSFESYIQETAQLIAKAESVIFLGIGSSGIMAEYGSRYVSSLGKSSIYIKDPFFPIHSKYSSNSVTIALSVSGETSEIVDLIKGFKEVGSTIVSITNNKVSTIARISDLNIAYFVTEEYSGKSNITTQIPVVYLLEAIAKELYK, from the coding sequence ATGTTTACTAGAGAAGCCATTGCATCTTTTAATGAATTGGAATGCTCTTTATACGGTTATATCACCAAAAATGCCCAGAAGGTGGCTTATATGAGAATTAGGGAGCTAGCGGATGAAACGCATGTTTCCACCTCTACCATTCTTCGTTTTTGCAGGAAGGTCGATTGCTCCGGTTATTCGGAATTTAAAGTGAAGCTTAAATTGTTCATGAACGAAAAACAGCCTATCAAGCTTAAAAGTACTCAGCATTCTTTATCGGAGTTTGTCGAAAGGACGTTAAAAGGAAGTTTCGAATCATATATCCAAGAAACCGCACAATTGATTGCCAAGGCAGAAAGTGTGATATTTTTGGGCATCGGCAGCTCTGGCATCATGGCCGAATATGGGTCACGCTACGTTTCGAGCCTGGGGAAATCGTCCATTTATATTAAGGATCCTTTTTTTCCGATCCATTCGAAGTATTCCAGTAATAGTGTGACAATTGCCTTGAGCGTGTCTGGAGAAACATCGGAAATCGTTGATCTGATCAAAGGATTCAAAGAAGTGGGAAGCACCATTGTCAGCATAACGAATAATAAGGTCAGCACGATTGCAAGGATTTCCGATTTGAATATAGCTTATTTCGTTACTGAGGAATACAGCGGCAAATCGAATATAACGACACAAATACCTGTCGTTTACCTTTTAGAGGCAATTGCAAAAGAACTTTACAAATGA
- a CDS encoding glycoside hydrolase family 1 protein translates to MIHQTKQSFPDDFLWGSASAAYQVEGAWNADGKGPSVWDVYTKMDGTTYEGTNGDVAVDHYHRYREDIALMAEMGLKTYRFSVAWSRIYPKGKGDVNEAGLKFYDDLIDELIKYGIEPILTVYHWDVPQALMEEYGAWESREIIHDFNEYCITLFKRFGGRVKYWVTLNEQNVFIGLGYRTGLHPPGVKDPKRMYEANHIANLANAKAIQSFRRFVPDGKIGPSFAYGPTYPYTCKPDNILAFENAEDLNNHWWLDVYCWGTYPKISMKYLEREGIAPTILEGDMELLAFGRPDFIGVNYYRTGTVEMNPLDGIELGAMNTTGKKGTSEESGIPGLFKSKRNPHLETTNWDWEIDPTGLRIGLRRLTSRYRLPILITENGLGEYDTLLDGDVVDDDYRIQYLKSHILACQDAICDGADLIGYCTWSFTDILSWLNGYKKRYGFVYVNRDEQSEKDLRRIKKKSFDWYKELIKTNGVNLQNIQPNSLKEE, encoded by the coding sequence ATGATTCATCAAACGAAACAATCTTTCCCGGATGACTTTCTTTGGGGTTCTGCATCAGCTGCTTATCAAGTGGAAGGAGCTTGGAATGCGGATGGCAAAGGTCCTTCCGTCTGGGATGTTTACACCAAAATGGATGGAACGACTTACGAAGGTACGAACGGGGATGTGGCGGTCGACCACTATCACCGATACCGGGAAGACATTGCCTTGATGGCCGAAATGGGCTTGAAAACCTATCGCTTTTCCGTAGCCTGGAGCAGGATTTATCCAAAAGGAAAAGGGGACGTCAATGAAGCGGGGCTCAAATTTTACGATGACTTGATTGACGAATTGATAAAATACGGCATTGAACCCATTTTGACGGTCTATCATTGGGATGTTCCTCAAGCATTAATGGAGGAATATGGTGCCTGGGAGTCAAGGGAAATCATCCATGACTTCAACGAATATTGCATTACCCTGTTCAAGCGCTTTGGGGGGCGGGTCAAGTATTGGGTCACCTTGAATGAGCAAAATGTATTCATTGGCTTAGGATACCGGACAGGGCTGCATCCGCCAGGGGTGAAGGATCCTAAAAGGATGTACGAAGCCAATCATATCGCTAACCTGGCAAATGCGAAGGCGATACAATCGTTCAGAAGGTTTGTACCCGACGGCAAGATCGGCCCAAGTTTTGCATATGGACCGACCTATCCTTATACTTGCAAGCCGGATAATATCCTTGCATTCGAAAATGCCGAGGATCTTAATAACCATTGGTGGCTGGATGTTTATTGCTGGGGGACCTATCCGAAAATTAGCATGAAATATCTTGAGAGGGAGGGTATCGCGCCGACAATTTTGGAAGGGGATATGGAACTCCTCGCCTTTGGAAGGCCTGACTTCATCGGGGTCAATTACTATCGGACGGGTACCGTTGAAATGAACCCGCTTGACGGCATCGAACTGGGAGCCATGAATACGACTGGAAAGAAAGGAACGTCAGAGGAAAGCGGGATTCCCGGTCTGTTCAAGTCGAAGCGAAATCCACACTTGGAAACGACGAATTGGGATTGGGAAATCGATCCGACCGGTCTTCGCATCGGTCTTCGCAGGCTCACCAGCAGATACAGGCTCCCCATCCTCATTACGGAAAACGGCTTGGGTGAATATGATACGCTTCTAGATGGGGACGTAGTGGATGATGATTATCGGATTCAATATTTGAAAAGCCACATACTGGCCTGTCAGGATGCCATCTGTGACGGCGCCGATTTGATCGGTTATTGCACTTGGTCATTCACGGATATTCTAAGCTGGCTGAACGGGTACAAGAAACGCTATGGTTTCGTATATGTGAACAGGGATGAACAAAGTGAAAAAGATCTGCGGCGGATAAAGAAAAAGAGTTTCGATTGGTATAAGGAATTGATCAAAACAAATGGAGTTAATTTACAGAATATTCAACCTAATTCCCTGAAGGAGGAATGA
- a CDS encoding PTS sugar transporter subunit IIB: MKKILLVCAAGMSTSLLVNKMNDAAKAKGIDIDIVALPISECSKAAEEVDVVLLGPQVRYQKAQVDSIVAGRVPVEVIEMRAYGMMNGGAILDRALELIG, encoded by the coding sequence ATGAAAAAAATACTATTGGTATGCGCCGCGGGCATGTCCACAAGCTTGCTGGTCAATAAAATGAATGATGCTGCCAAAGCGAAGGGCATCGACATTGATATTGTTGCCTTGCCCATATCGGAATGTTCAAAAGCCGCGGAGGAAGTCGACGTCGTCTTATTAGGTCCACAGGTCCGTTATCAAAAAGCCCAGGTGGATTCCATTGTAGCAGGAAGGGTGCCTGTAGAAGTCATAGAAATGAGAGCCTATGGAATGATGAACGGGGGTGCGATTCTCGATCGTGCTTTAGAGCTGATTGGATAG